From one Esox lucius isolate fEsoLuc1 chromosome 11, fEsoLuc1.pri, whole genome shotgun sequence genomic stretch:
- the LOC117595219 gene encoding uncharacterized protein LOC117595219 has product MSCLCRTLDILPALIVLTCFIEDWEEGGSPCFIEDWEEGGSPCFIEDWEEGGSPCFIEDWEEGGSPCFIEDWEEGGSPCFIEDWEEGGSPCFIEDWVEGGSPCFIEDWEEGGSPCFIEDWEEGGSPCFIEDWEEGGSPCFIEDWEEGGSPCFIEDWEEGGSPCFIEDWEEGGSPCFIEDWEEGGSPCFIEDWEEGGSPCFIEDWEEGGSPCFIEDWEEGGSPCFIEDWEEGGSPCFIEDWEEGGSPCFIEDWEEGGSPCFIEDWEEGGSPCFIEDWEEGGSPCFIEDWEEGGSPCFIEDWEEGGSPCFIEDWEEGGSPCFIEDWEEGGSPCFIEDWEEGGSPF; this is encoded by the exons ATGTCTTGTTTGTGCCGTACATTAGACATCCTTCCTGCTCTGATCGTACTCACCTGTTTTATAGAGGACTGGGAGGAAGGTGGTTCCCCCTGTTTTATAGAGGACTGGGAGGAAGGTGGTTCCCCCTGTTTTATAGAGGACTGGGAGGAAGGTGGTTCCCCCTGTTTTATAGAGGACTGGGAGGAAGGTGGTTCCCCCTGTTTTATAGAGGACTGGGAGGAAGGTGGTTCCCCCTGTTTTATAGAGGACTGGGAGGAAGGTGGTTCCCCCTGTTTTATAGAGGACTGGGTGGAAGGTGGTTCCCCCTGTTTTATAGAGGACTGGGAGGAAGGTGGTTCCCCCTGTTTTATAGAGGACTGGGAGGAAGGTGGTTCCCCCTGTTTTATAGAGGACTGGGAGGAAGGTGGTTCCCCCTGTTTTATAGAGGACTGGGAGGAAGGTGGTTCCCCCTGTTTTATAGAGGACTGGGAGGAAGGTGGTTCCCCCTGTTTTATAGAGGACTGGGAGGAAGGTGGTTCCCCCTGTTTTATAGAGGACTGGGAGGAAGGTGGTTCCCCCTGTTTTATAGAGGACTGGGAGGAAGGTGGTTCCCCCTGTTTTATAGAGGACTGGGAGGAAGGTGGTTCCCCCTGTTTTATAGAGGACTGGGAGGAAGGTGGTTCCCCCTGTTTTATAGAGGACTGGGAGGAAGGTGGTTCCCCCTGTTTTATAGAGGACTGGGAGGAAGGTGGTTCCCCCTGTTTTATAGAGGACTGGGAGGAAGGTGGTTCCCCCTGTTTTATAGAGGACTGGGAGGAAGGTGGTTCCCCCTGTTTTATAGAGGACTGGGAGGAAGGTGGTTCCCCCTGTTTTATAGAGGACTGGGAGGAAGGTGGTTCCCCCTGTTTTATAGAGGACTGGGAGGAAGGTGGTTCCCCCTGTTTTATAGAGGACTGGGAGGAAGGTGGTTCCCCCTGTTTTATAGAGGACTGGGAGGAAGGTGGTTCCCCCTGTTTTATAGAGGACTGGGAGGAAG GTGGTTCCCCCTTCTAG